Proteins encoded in a region of the Solanum dulcamara chromosome 9, daSolDulc1.2, whole genome shotgun sequence genome:
- the LOC129904205 gene encoding E3 ubiquitin-protein ligase RSL1-like, protein MDFPENRFPGLIPATLNAVVNSSCPLLGFIGRLSPAAAIIIVTVAVPGFLYLKKNKNKLPCERHNVRGESTDAAPTFDPLLNEFVGGRISEIDVHLDAEYAEELQLHEALVASLYTGQSSNYASLSAQGLLSDTEMLNLEKHGEDHLHNFCEICLDNKESWEMFKNDGCSHSFCYECTSKHIMARISQKAKVIGCPGVSCSAAFDVNACRFMIPEEARIKWDELVCQSMILDSQKLYCPFRDCSALLVNDSGASIERINCPMCKRSLCAACRVPWHSEFTCKEFQKLNAKKGGKGEEMVKTLAKKKSWQKCPNCKVFVEKTEGCIHMTCRCEYEFCYRCGAKWAASHACRKK, encoded by the exons ATGGATTTCCCGGAAAATCGATTCCCCGGCCTAATTCCGGCGACTTTAAATGCCGTTGTTAACTCCTCATGTCCTCTTTTAGGCTTCATCGGACGACTTTCTCCGGCCGCCGCGATTATAATCGTAACCGTCGCAGTCCCGGGGTTCCTTTacttaaagaaaaacaaaaataaacttCCTTGTGAACGGCACAATGTCCGCGGAGAGTCGACGGATGCCGCTCCGACGTTTGATCCTCTTCTGAATG AATTTGTTGGAGGGCGTATAAGTGAGATAGATGTTCATCTTGATGCTGAATATGCAGAAGAGTTACAGCTTCATGAAGCTTTAGTAGCCTCACTTTACACTGGTCAAAGCAGTAACTATGCATCTCTATCTGCTCAAGGACTTTTGTCTGATACAGAGATGTTGAATCTTGAAAAACACGGTGAAGATCATCTTCACAACTTCTGTGAGATTTGCTTGGATAACAAAGAAAGCTGGGAGATGTTCAAAAATGACGGTTGTTCTCATTCCTTCTGTTATGAGTGCACTAGCAAGCATATTATGGCAAGGATTTCACAGAAAGCAAAAGTGATTGGTTGTCCTGGGGTAAGTTGCAGTGCTGCTTTTGATGTTAATGCTTGTAGGTTCATGATTCCCGAAGAGGCACGAATCAAGTGGGATGAATTGGTATGTCAGTCAATGATTCTCGACTCTCAAAAGCTGTACTGCCCTTTCCGTGATTGCTCAGCCCTGTTGGTAAATGATTCTGGGGCGAGTATAGAAAGGATAAACTGCCCTATGTGCAAGAGATCATTATGTGCAGCATGTCGAGTTCCATGGCATTCAGAATTTACATGCAAAGAATTCCAGAAACTGAATGCCAAAAAGGGGGGCAAAGGGGAAGAAATGGTGAAGACACTTGCCAAGAAGAAAAGCTGGCAgaaatgtcctaattgtaaagTATTTGTTGAGAAGACAGAAGGATGCATTCACATGACTTGCAGGTGTGAATATGAGTTCTGCTACAGATGTGGTGCAAAATGGGCTGCTTCTCATGCTTGCCGTAAAAAATGA